In Castanea sativa cultivar Marrone di Chiusa Pesio chromosome 6, ASM4071231v1, a single window of DNA contains:
- the LOC142640927 gene encoding GDSL esterase/lipase At5g55050-like: MAHNVLLLFLSSFILSFNFLEAQMVPAVFVFGDSLVDVGNNNYLKLSLAKADFPHNGIDFPTKKPTGRFTNGKNAADFLAEKVGLPTSPPYLSLASKNGSFLTGVSFASGGAGIFDGKDERYRQSLPLTKQVDYYSTVIEALNQQLGSSGAQKLLSKSLIAVVIGSNDIFGYFDSSDLRKKNTPQQYVDLMATTLKVQLQRIYNGGARKFVITGIGPIGCCPSQRYQNKTEECSEETNYWSVKYNEGLKSMLKKLKSEFKDINYSYFDTYSVLLSLIQNPTAYGFAEVKAACCGLGNLNAKVACLPIAKYCSNRRDHVFWDLYHPTEAAHRILLDDIFEGSSQYTFPMNVKQLIAV, encoded by the exons ATGGCTCACAATGTTttgcttctctttctctcttcctttattttgagCTTCAATTTCTTGGAGGCTCAGATGGTTCCAGCCGTATTTGTGTTTGGGGATTCTCTTGTAGATGTTGGAAACAACAACTACCTAAAGCTTTCACTTGCCAAAGCTGATTTTCCACACAACGGCATCGACTTTCCCACCAAAAAACCAACTGGAAGGTTTACTAATGGCAAGAATGCTGCGGATTTCCTTG CTGAGAAAGTGGGTCTGCCAACTTCACCCCCATATCTATCATTGGCATCCAAGAATGGGTCATTTTTAACTGGTGTTAGCTTTGCATCTGGAGGTGCTGGAATCTTTGATGGCAAAGATGAACGATAT CGTCAGTCACTTCCTTTGACAAAACAAGTCGACTACTATTCAACAGTGATTGAAGCCTTGAATCAACAGCTAGGATCCTCTGGTGCACAAAAGCTTTTATCCAAATCTCTTATTGCCGTTGTCATTGGAAGCAATGATATCTTTGGCTACTTCGACTCTTCTGATCTTCGCAAGAAGAACACACCACAGCAGTACGTGGACTTGATGGCTACCACACTAAAAGTTCAGTTACAG CGTATCTACAATGGTGGTGCACGCAAATTTGTGATTACTGGGATTGGGCCAATCGGCTGCTGCCCTTCACAAAGGTATCAGAACAAAACGGAAGAATGCAGTGAAGAGACAAACTACTGGTCTGTCAAATACAATGAAGGCCTTAAGTCAatgttgaaaaaattgaaatcagaGTTCAAGGACATTAACTATTCCTACTTTGATACATACAGTGTCTTGCTAAGCCTCATTCAGAATCCAACAGCTTATG GATTTGCAGAGGTTAAAGCTGCATGCTGCGGGCTAGGGAATCTTAATGCCAAGGTTGCTTGCCTGCCGATTGCAAAATATTGCTCCAACAGAAGAGATCATGTCTTTTGGGATTTATACCATCCTACAGAGGCAGCTCATCGCATCCTTCTAGATGACATTTTTGAGGGTTCTTCACAATACACATTCCCCATGAATGTGAAACAGCTAATTGCAGTTTAG